From one Candidatus Palauibacter polyketidifaciens genomic stretch:
- a CDS encoding DegT/DnrJ/EryC1/StrS family aminotransferase, producing the protein MTGRLAIDGGTPVRTAPWPAWPRSGAAERRALTEVLESGRWGLGGDAVPKLEARFAALHGARYAVACCNGTMALQAALVAAGVQPGDEVITSPYSFAATAHAVRSLGAVPVFVDVEPGTHNLDPERIEAAVTERTTAILPVHIGGRPADMDRVNEIAARRGLRVVEDAAQAWLAGWRGRAVGTLGDAGAFSFQSSKNLTAGEGGMVLTDDEALYRRAWSWHDCGRDPTGSPHAHAPDGLNLRMTEFQAALLLSGLERLPAEQAIRRQAMDALAKGLAEMDGLRTPDPDPRITAHGCHIFMVRIEESRPAADPRDKSLDKHRVIEALRAEGIPAHPGYTTPLERGFPVCEVLCRTTVWIKHEVLLAGAAQMQDVVDAFAKVLARQ; encoded by the coding sequence ATGACGGGTCGGCTGGCGATCGATGGCGGCACCCCGGTCCGCACGGCGCCGTGGCCCGCGTGGCCGCGCTCCGGGGCGGCGGAACGGCGCGCGCTGACCGAAGTGCTTGAGTCCGGCCGCTGGGGGCTGGGCGGCGACGCCGTCCCGAAGCTCGAGGCCCGCTTCGCCGCGCTGCACGGCGCCCGGTACGCCGTGGCCTGCTGCAACGGCACGATGGCGCTGCAGGCCGCCCTCGTCGCTGCCGGGGTGCAGCCCGGCGACGAGGTCATCACGAGTCCGTACAGCTTCGCGGCGACGGCCCACGCCGTCCGGTCGCTGGGCGCCGTCCCCGTCTTCGTCGACGTCGAGCCGGGCACGCACAACCTGGACCCGGAGCGGATCGAGGCCGCGGTCACGGAGCGCACGACGGCGATCCTGCCCGTTCATATCGGCGGGCGCCCGGCGGACATGGATCGCGTCAACGAGATCGCGGCGCGGCGCGGCCTCCGGGTCGTCGAGGACGCCGCGCAGGCATGGCTCGCGGGCTGGCGCGGCCGCGCGGTCGGCACGCTCGGCGATGCGGGCGCCTTCAGCTTCCAGTCGAGCAAGAACCTCACCGCCGGCGAGGGCGGGATGGTTCTCACCGATGATGAGGCGCTGTACCGCCGCGCGTGGTCGTGGCACGACTGCGGCCGCGACCCGACGGGCTCCCCGCACGCGCACGCGCCGGACGGCCTCAACCTCCGCATGACCGAGTTCCAGGCGGCCCTGCTGCTGTCCGGCCTCGAGCGGCTCCCCGCCGAGCAGGCCATCCGCCGGCAGGCCATGGACGCGCTCGCGAAGGGTCTCGCCGAGATGGACGGTCTGCGAACGCCGGACCCGGACCCGCGCATCACCGCGCACGGCTGCCACATCTTCATGGTCCGGATCGAAGAATCCCGGCCGGCGGCCGACCCACGCGACAAGAGCCTCGACAAACACCGCGTGATCGAGGCGCTCCGCGCCGAGGGGATCCCCGCGCACCCCGGCTACACCACACCGCTCGAGCGGGGGTTCCCGGTCTGCGAGGTGCTGTGCCGCACGACGGTCTGGATCAAGCACGAGGTGCTGCTTGCGGGGGCCGCCCAGATGCAGGATGTCGTGGACGCGTTCGCGAAGGTCCTGGCACGACAATGA
- a CDS encoding alcohol dehydrogenase: MKSYQFREYGGPLEPAERPTPEPTGTEVLVRVHACGLCHSDLHLWQGYFEMGGGRQLDVRAVRELPFTLGHEIVGEVAAAGPDADGVSIGERRVVFPWIGCSACEFCDADREHLCHRPRALGTHLDGGFADHVIVPHPRYLFDFGDVAPELAGTYACSGLTAYSALRKAERRLEDQLVVIGAGGVGFAGIQLAKALFDAELIVVEVDDAKLEAARRAGAAHVVDARQDDASRQLKKLTNGGCAAVVDFAGSSASTALGFRTVAKSGSLVVVGLLGGSLSVPLPLLVLKDLTLEGSDLGSLAEMAELMELVRAGRVDPIPYATRPMAEAEASLRDLEAGRVVGRVVLTA, encoded by the coding sequence ATGAAGAGCTACCAGTTCCGCGAATACGGCGGGCCGCTCGAACCGGCGGAGCGGCCGACCCCCGAACCAACGGGCACCGAGGTGCTCGTGCGCGTTCACGCCTGTGGCCTCTGCCACAGCGATCTGCACCTGTGGCAGGGCTACTTCGAGATGGGCGGCGGCCGACAGCTGGACGTCCGGGCCGTGCGTGAACTGCCCTTTACACTGGGCCACGAGATCGTCGGCGAGGTCGCCGCGGCCGGGCCCGATGCCGACGGCGTCTCCATCGGCGAGCGCCGCGTCGTCTTCCCGTGGATCGGGTGCAGCGCCTGCGAGTTCTGCGATGCCGACCGGGAGCATCTCTGCCACCGCCCTCGCGCCCTCGGCACGCACCTCGACGGCGGCTTCGCGGACCACGTCATCGTCCCGCACCCGCGCTATCTCTTCGACTTCGGAGACGTCGCGCCCGAACTGGCCGGCACGTACGCCTGCTCCGGCCTCACCGCCTATAGCGCGCTCCGCAAGGCGGAACGCCGGCTCGAGGATCAGCTCGTCGTCATCGGGGCCGGCGGCGTCGGCTTCGCCGGCATCCAGCTCGCGAAAGCGCTCTTCGATGCCGAACTCATCGTGGTCGAGGTCGACGACGCGAAGCTCGAAGCGGCGCGGCGGGCGGGGGCCGCGCACGTCGTGGACGCCCGCCAGGACGACGCGTCCCGGCAACTGAAGAAGCTCACGAACGGCGGCTGCGCCGCGGTCGTCGACTTCGCCGGCTCTTCAGCGTCGACCGCGCTCGGCTTCAGGACGGTCGCAAAGAGCGGAAGCCTCGTGGTGGTAGGCCTGCTTGGCGGCTCGCTCTCCGTCCCTCTCCCTCTGCTCGTGCTCAAGGATCTCACCCTGGAGGGGTCCGATCTGGGGAGCCTTGCCGAGATGGCGGAGTTGATGGAACTCGTCCGCGCCGGGCGCGTCGACCCGATTCCCTACGCGACGCGGCCCATGGCGGAAGCGGAAGCGAGCCTGCGCGACCTGGAGGCGGGCCGGGTGGTGGGGAGGGTCGTGCTTACCGCGTAG
- a CDS encoding ABC transporter six-transmembrane domain-containing protein yields the protein MRVLLKRFAGRFAITMSLVVLEAVGWILFPLFIGRAIDSVLADSTRGLYEFGALGIATMLIAIVRRLVDSRAYARIYVGLGEEMVGADEESDTSIRTARLGMLREVVEFFENSLPALVNSLIGLGGTVLILWLLNVPVFLGCLLVAVATVTLYALTGRLTTRYNEGFNDQYERQVDAVHSGDPRRLGEHLRAMMRWNIRLSDLEAGTFGLNWVFMTGLLVFAVASAAEQTLEYGAVFAIVMYVFQFVESMLGIPLYYQQWLRLREISGRLAGFGVEAGAAA from the coding sequence ATGCGCGTGCTGCTGAAGCGTTTCGCCGGGCGTTTCGCCATCACGATGTCGCTGGTCGTGCTGGAGGCGGTCGGCTGGATCCTGTTCCCGCTCTTCATCGGGCGGGCCATCGACAGTGTGCTCGCGGACTCGACGCGCGGCCTCTACGAATTCGGCGCGCTCGGCATCGCGACCATGCTCATCGCCATCGTCCGGCGCCTCGTCGACAGTCGCGCGTACGCGAGGATCTACGTGGGCCTGGGCGAGGAGATGGTCGGTGCCGATGAGGAGAGCGATACGTCGATCCGAACCGCGCGTCTCGGCATGCTCCGGGAGGTCGTCGAGTTCTTCGAGAACTCCCTGCCCGCGCTCGTCAACAGCCTGATCGGGCTCGGCGGCACCGTGCTGATCCTGTGGCTGCTCAACGTCCCCGTCTTTCTCGGGTGCCTCCTGGTCGCCGTCGCCACGGTGACGCTCTACGCCCTCACCGGACGGCTGACGACCCGCTACAACGAGGGGTTCAACGACCAGTACGAGCGGCAGGTCGACGCCGTGCACAGCGGCGATCCCCGGCGGCTGGGCGAGCACCTGCGCGCCATGATGCGCTGGAACATCCGGCTCTCCGACCTCGAGGCCGGCACCTTCGGCCTGAACTGGGTGTTCATGACCGGCCTCCTGGTCTTCGCGGTGGCCTCGGCGGCGGAACAGACGCTCGAGTATGGAGCGGTGTTCGCCATCGTCATGTACGTGTTCCAGTTCGTGGAGTCGATGCTGGGGATCCCGCTCTACTACCAGCAGTGGCTCCGCCTTCGTGAAATCTCGGGCC